The following nucleotide sequence is from Planctomycetota bacterium.
TTGTCGTGATGTCGGACGCCGGACCGGACCACGCGCACGCCGATCGCCCACCCGCCGATCGCGCGCCCACCGATCCCGCACGCCTCGATCGCGCCATGCTCGATCGTGCCGGGCGGCTGGCGCTGCTCGGGCTCGGCCGGGTCGAGCCCAACCCGATGGTGGGCTGCGTAATCGCCAGGAATGGCCAGATCCTGGGAGTGGGCGCCCACCGCGTGTTCGGCCAGGCCCACGCCGAGCGTCGCGCACTCGACGACTGCCGGCGACGGGGCCACGACCCGGCGGGCGCGACCGCCTACGTCACGCTGGAGCCGTGCGCGCACACGGGCAACCAGCCGCCGTGTGCCGAGGCCCTACGCGAAGCGAACCTCGCCGAGGTCGTGTACGCCGCCGCCGATCCCAACCCCCAGGCCGCGGGCGGCGCCGCGGCGCTGCGCGACGCGGGCCTGCGGGCGCGGTGGAGCGATGCCAGTGCGCTAGCGGCCGCGGTGTCGGCCCCGTTCCGCCGGCGGGTTTCGGCGGGGCTGCCGTGGGTCGTCGCCAAGTGGGCGCAGACGCTCGACGGCCGAATCGCCACCCGGAGCGGCGAGAGTCGCTGGATCTCCAACGACGCGTCGCGGCGGCGGGTGCACGCCCTCCGCGGGCGGGTCGACGCCATCCTGACGGGCATGGGCACCGTGCTGGCCGACGACCCGCGGCTGACGGCCCGCGGCGCACACCCCCGCCGTCGGCCGGCGCGCGTCGTGCTCGACCCGGACCTCGATCTCCCCGCCGACAGCCAGCTCGTGCGGACCGCCCGCGAGACCCCCACCATCGCGTGCTGCAACGCGGCGTTGGCGACCGCGGCGATCGCCGCCGATGCGCGCGCACGCCTCGGCGACGCCGGCGTCCAGATCCTGCCCTGCCCGCCCGGACCCCGGGGGCTAGACATCTCGGCGACGCTGCGGCTGCTGCACGAGCGGCACGGCATCGGATCGGTGCTGGTCGAGGGCGGCGCGGGGCTGCTGGGCTCGCTGCTCGAGGCCGACGCGGTGGACATGGCGATCGCCTACGTCGCACCGCTCATGCTGGGCGACGACCTGGCGCGATCCGTCGCCGTCGGCCGCGTGGCGGCGGTGCTGTCGGCCGGCGTCCGGCTGCGCCTGTCGCGCGTAAGGCCCACGGGCGAGGACGTCGAGCTGACCTACTTCCGGCGCGACCCACGGGACGGCGCGGCGTAGAACTCCCGTGACCCAGGACGCGCTCCGGGGGCCAGAGCTAGTCCTCGATCAGCGTGAAGTCCGTCAGCAGGAGCGAGAGCGGCCGCGGGCCCGCCAGCTTCCACTTCCACAGGTGCAGCTGCACGTCGTTGGCGCCCTTCTTGAGCCGCACGGGCAGCGTGATGGCGTGGTCGGCCAGCTCGCCGGTCACCGGCACCGCCATCTCGCCGGCGGGCTTGCCGTTCACGACGACCCGCAGCCGCTGACCCTTGAGATGGTTGCGGCAGGTCAGCGCGAGCTTCGCCGGTCCCGGCTTCGACGCGTGCATGATCGCGCCCGCCGAGCCGCCCTTGATCCAGCGGTGCCGGCCTAGGTTCTTCTCGGGCATCGCCGGCTGCCAGTACTCGAAGCCCCAGCGAGGCTCATACGCCGGCAAGGTCGGACGAATCAGCGCGGGCTGGTCGGGCATCGGTGCCGGCCGGGTGAAGTCGATCTTGCGGGACAGTCCGATCCGCGACCCGGCGCCGCTGGACGCGAGCGCCGTGTGGATCCGCTGGTAGGAGGCGAAGAGCGAGAACTCGTTCTCCGCGTGGATTCGGGCCCAGCGCCCCAGGTCGCGGCGGTACGCCTCGTCGCGGTGCAGCAGCTCGATCGCCTCGGCGAGCGCCCCGGCGCCGACCTCCCGCGCAACGACGCCCGTCACGCCGTCGCGGATCGCCTCGGGCACGCCGCCGACGGGGAAGCCGACGCTCGGCGTGCCGCAGGCGGCCGCCTCGATGAACACCTGGCCGAAGGCCTCATCGGTGCTGGGGGCGACGAAGACGTCCGCGGCCGAGTACAGCATGGCGAGCCGCTGGGCGTCGCGCATGTAGCCCATCGCCCGCATGCCGGGGATGGGCAGTTCGGCCTTAGGCGGCACGTAGCCCACGCCGACGACGGTCGCATCGGGCAGATCCAGCTGCCGCATCGCGTCGGCCAGCAGCGCGATGCCCTTGCGCTCGTCGTCGAGCGAGCAGGCCGACGCCATCACGATGAAGTCGTCCGGCGGCAAGCCGAGCAGATCCCGGCAGGTTGCCCGATCCCGCGGGCGGAAGACCTGGGCATCCAGGCCGAGCGTGATCGGCCGCACGGGCGGGCGGTGGCCAAGATCGACCGGCGTGCCATCCTCGGCATCGGCCATCGGGGCCGCGAGCGCGTCCTCGGCGCACCGGGCCATCCATCGGCTGTTGGTCAGCACCGTCAGCCGATCCGACCCAGTGAGGAAACGCCGCTGCGCCTCCCACGTCGGCCGGATGCGATCGGCCGGCATCACGGGGTAGGACGCCCCGAGGGCCTCCCGCGACACGCCGCCGTGCAGGTGGTCGGTGGCGTCGCCCACGTAGGTCTGCTTGCCGGTCAGCAGCCACTGGTCGTGCATCAGGAAGACGGTCTCGTGCCTTGCCGCAACGGCCGAGAGCGCCTCGGCGGTAATGCCCGAGCCATGGACGTTGCCGACGACGACGAGATCGGGCTTCTTGGCGGCGACGGCCTCCAGCACGTCGGCGACCGCGATCTCGGTGGACTCGCGGTAGGGCTCGGTGATCGTGGCCGACAGCGCATCGACGTGGTGGCCCGCGGACGCGAACGCCTGGCCCACGCGTCGCTGGCCGATGCCGGCGCCGTACTCGAAGCCCACGTCGTTGAGCAGCAGCACGCGGAGCCGCTTCTTGGGCGTCTCCTTCTCGCGGGGCTCCGGCTCCATCTTCCTCGTCTCGCAGAAATCGGCGACGACCTTGGGAAGCTCGCCCTTGAAACCCCCGCCGCCGTCCTCGCTGGTCTTTTGGTCGTCGTGGGTTCGGAACCACACGATGGGCCGGCCGATGCTGTGGACCCGGGCGCCCGCCTCGGCGAAGCGGAGCCACAGCTCGTAGTCCATCGAGTAGTACCAGTCGACGCGGACGTGCGCCCCCGCCCGCTCCCACAGATCCCGCGTGAAGAAGCAATCGGGCTGCCACCAGAACTGGCCAGTAAGCCAGCAGTTCTCCAGGTCGAGCATGTCCCGCAGCGGCATCGGGCCGTCCGCGCACGACGTGATGCACTGGTGGCTCAGCTTGCCATCCTTGAATACCTGCGCCATGCCGTTGAGGAAGTCGGCCCCCGACGTGCGATAGGCGATCGCGGCCGCCGCCAGCGCGCCCGGCGCGAGCATGTCGTCGGAATTGATCCAGGTGAGCAGCTCGCCCGTCGCCCGCTCGAACCCCTTGTTGAGCGCGTCGGATTGGCCCTTGTCCTTCTCCGAGACGGCCACCGCGAAGTGGTCGCGGTATCGCTCCGCGACGCGCATGGTGTCGTCGGTGCTCGCGCCGTCCATCAGGATGTGCTCGAGGTTGGGATAGCCCTGCCGCTGGATGGACAGGATCGTCTCCTCGATGAAGTGGCCCTGGTTGTAGCTCGGCGTGACGATCGTGATCCTGGGCCAGGGGCTGCCGTCGGGCATCGTCGACGGCAGCGGCGCCGCATCGGGCGTGACCCAGGGCCAGCGACCGAGCCCCTCCAGCAGCCGGCGCTGCGGCCGGGGATCGATCTCAACCCGGGCAAGATCGAGCGCCGCCGCAAGTTCCCCATCGCCCGCCCGCGCTCCGACGCCGGGCGCGGGCCGAACGACGGGCGTCCGTGTCGTCGTGGCGTCACCGCTGCCATCGTCACGCGATTGTGCGAGCCGCTCGCGGACGGCCGAAAACTGCTCGGCGGGCCACGCCGCCGGCTCGACGCCCGCGCCCCCCTGGTCGAGGCGTAACGCCACCGCGTTGCCGACGCTCCGCACGACCCGCCACGCCCCCGCATACCGCGACGATCGCAGCGCGGCGGCGTCCGCGCCGACCACGATGGCCGTCGTGCCCGCCGCCATGCACCCGGCGAGCGGGCCGAGCGCCGCGTCGATCTCCGCAACGTCCCGCGCCGCGACGATCGCGAGCGTGGGCCGCACCGGCAGCTCGCGGAGCGTGCGGTGCAGCGTGGCCTTGGATATCGCGGCGTCCGGCGCTCGCGGCCGTAGACCCTCCGCGTTCTCGGCGTCGCCCGCCGCAACGAAGACCTGGCCACCACCGCCCGCGAGCGCCCGCATGATGGCATCGGGCAGCACTCCCGCCGCGAGCACGACCCGGCCGGCGGTCGGCACCGCGGCCGACACCAGCGCCGCCGCGTCGGCGGCGGCGGGAAGATCGATCGACGCGAGGTGGTCCGCCAGCCGCCGCGCCGCCTCGAGCAGCTCGCCTTGATTTTCTGAGATCGTGGTGGCGCTCATGCGTTCCTCGCACTCGCGTGGCCGTTGCCGCCGACGTACTTGCGGCGGGCCTGCTCCTCCCAGGGAAGCTGCTGCGCGACGCCCAGCCGCTGGCCGAGCAACCGCCAGCGGGACGCCAGCAGCTCGCTGAGCTTGTTCTCCGTCCACTGGAGCGCCTCGAGCCGCTGGTCGGCGAGCTTCTCGATCGCCCGCCGCTCGCGGACCAGCCGCTCGATGCGGAGGGCCATGTCCTGCTGGCGGCCCTGGGCGGCGGCGGCCACGCGGCGGGCGGCGGACAGGTCCTTCCGCAGCGTGGCGACGTCGACCTTGCTGGCCCGCTCGCGGAGTGCCCTAGCGTCCTGCCGGGCGGCATCACGCTCCTGCTCGGCGGCCCGGACCTCGCCGCGGGCCTCCTCGATCCGCTGCTCGGCACGACGCTCGGCCTCTGCAACCCTCTTCTCCGACTCGCGACGCAGCGATTCGATCGCCGCTTGCTTGTCCTGGAGCTTCTGCCGCAGCTCGGCCACCTGATCGCGGAGCGCCTGGGCCTGCTTGCCCGAGCTCTCGGCTCGCTCGGCGGCGTTGGCGAGCTTCTTGCGAGCCTCGGCGAGCTGCGCGCTGCTCTGATCGAGCTTGCGGGAGATCTCGCTCGCGCGCCGCTGCGCGTCGCCCCCGGCGGCGTTGCGCTGGATCGCTTGTTCCAGCCGCTCGAGCCGCTGCATCACCGCCGATTCGCTCATCCTCGTTCTCCGTGCTTCGTTCTCGGCGTCGGCGAGCCCCCGCTTGGTGCGCAGCAGCTCGGCCTTGTAGTCCTGGGCCGCCCGGGTGGCGTCGCCCGCGATGGTCGCCAGCATGGCACGACTGGGCTCGACCTGGCGGACCTCGGCCCCGGCGATCGCGCCCGACTCGAAGCGGTCCGCCGCCGCCCGGACCTCCGCCAGCGGCACGTCCTTGACGCAGTACGACCGCCGCTGCTCGCACCGCCAATCGCACGGCGAGCATGGCACCGCGAGCGTGATGGTGTAGCTCGGCATCGCCAGCGGCCGGAAGCGGGGCCACGTGCCCCCGCCGAAGACCGCGAACACCGGCCGGCCCACCGCCGCCGCCAGGTGCATGGGTCCGGTATCGCGGCCGACGTAGCACCGCGCCGCCTCGAGCAGCGCCGCCATCGCGACGGTGTCGCCCTCGGCGCGGCCGAACCAGCGGCGGGGCTCGAGCCCCTTGGTCTCCAGGCCCTCGGCGATACCGTCCGCGACCGGCCGCTCGTCGTCGCCGCCAACCAGCAGCAGCGGCCGGCCGTGCCTCGCCGACCAGTGCGCCAGCAGTTCGACCCAGCGCTCCGGGGGCCAGTTGCGGACGGCCGTGTGCTCGTGGTGCGCCACGCACGCCGCCAGGAACTCGCCCCGCGGAAGGTCCAGCCCGGCGAGCACCGCGTCGGCCGCGTGCCGCGCATCATCGCCGACGTCGAGCGTCGGATTCTCGAGGGTCACGCGCCGACCGAGCACCGCTCGCGCCAGCGCCTCGGACTTGCGCAGCTCGTGCAGGTCCTCGTTGACGCGGATGATCTCGTCGAAGCGTGACTCGTCCGCGGGCGGCGGGTAGGACGGCGGCACGAAGCGGCCGCCCGACATCCCGATCCGGCGCGCCTCGGACAGTTCGCCCGCGAGGCGGGCCTCGAGCGTCGTCCACGTGTATGGGGCCGCCAGGAAAACGTCGGGCGCGAACTCGCGCGCGGCCTCGGCGACGCCGTCCAGCGACTCGTCGTCGGCTTCGAGCCCGCCCTCGTAGGGATTGGCGCCGCACTCGATGAGCCTCGCCGTTGGCGCCGCGAGCCCCGCGATGGGCTGGACGAGCGGACGCACCACGACCGCCAGTTCGTGACCCTCCGCGGCAAGAGCCGCGAATAGCGGCTGGCGGAGCACCACGTCGCCGATGGTGTCGGGATTGGAGATCAATATCCGCATGGATGGCCGGCCCGTGTGCGGGCCGCTGGGCTCCCCCCTTCCGGCAGCCATGACTTTAGGGCTCCGCCGGCCGCGTTTGGGCCCCGGACCTACCGCCCCTGCGCCGCGGGCTCGGCCGCGGGCGGCCCCGCCAGCGCGTCCATGAACTCGCGGTGGTTGGCGCAGCGGGGCACCTTGTGCTGGCCGCCGAGCTTCCCGCGATCGGCCATCCACCGCTGCACCGCTCCGGGCTCCAGCGGCGAGACGATCGGAGCGGCCATGCCCAGCCCGTCGGTCCGCTTGACCTCGTAGTCGTGGCACTCGTGCTGCAGCGTCGCGTCGAACTCGGCCGCGAAGGCGTCCAGCCGTCCGCGGAAGGGCTCGGCTACCTCCACCGCCAGCTGCAGCCCGGCGCGCAGGCCATCGCCCGGGTACACCGGCGAGGCGGTGAACTCGCCCACCTCGATGCCGGTGGCCTCCGCCGCGTGCGCCACGGCGGTCTCGATGTTCTCGACGATGATGTTCTCGCCGAAGGCATTGATGAACAGCTTGTGCCGCCCCACGATCCGCAGCCGGCAGGGACCGTCGCCGCCGATGCCATCGAAGCCCGCGGGCACGGCATCGAACTCGACGACGTCGCCGATGAGGTACCGCCAGAGCCCCGCGCAGGTGGTCATGACCACGACGTAGCGCTGGCCCTTCTCGACCTCGTGGACCGAGAACGCCGGCGGGTCCTCGCGGCCGGCGTCCTCCAGCGGCACGAATTCGTAGAAGATGTCGTGGTCGGCGTTCAGCCGCAGCCCGCGGTCGCCCGGCTCGTCCTGCACGGCGATGAACCCCTCGCTGGCGGGGTAGAGCTCGAGCCGCACGGGGATGTCGCGCTCGCCGCCGCTGAACAGCCGCCGGATCGTGGGCGCGAACGGGTCGTACCGAACCCCGCCGTGCGTGAACAGCGTCAGGTGGGGCCAGACCTCCTCGATGGTCCGCGTGCCGGTCTTCTCCAGCACCCGCTCGAAGAGCGCGACCGTCCAGCTGGGCATGCCGCTGATCATGCGGACGTCCTGTGCGGCCGTCCGCTCGGCCATGGCCTCGATCTTGGTGGGCCAGTGGTCCATAAGGGCGATATCACGGCCCGGCGAATACACGGCGCTCAGCGGCCAGCGGATCTGCTGCGTGGCGATGCCCGAGAGGTCGCCGATGATCACGCCGTTGTCGCCCGCGGT
It contains:
- a CDS encoding glycosyltransferase family 9 protein, producing the protein MRILISNPDTIGDVVLRQPLFAALAAEGHELAVVVRPLVQPIAGLAAPTARLIECGANPYEGGLEADDESLDGVAEAAREFAPDVFLAAPYTWTTLEARLAGELSEARRIGMSGGRFVPPSYPPPADESRFDEIIRVNEDLHELRKSEALARAVLGRRVTLENPTLDVGDDARHAADAVLAGLDLPRGEFLAACVAHHEHTAVRNWPPERWVELLAHWSARHGRPLLLVGGDDERPVADGIAEGLETKGLEPRRWFGRAEGDTVAMAALLEAARCYVGRDTGPMHLAAAVGRPVFAVFGGGTWPRFRPLAMPSYTITLAVPCSPCDWRCEQRRSYCVKDVPLAEVRAAADRFESGAIAGAEVRQVEPSRAMLATIAGDATRAAQDYKAELLRTKRGLADAENEARRTRMSESAVMQRLERLEQAIQRNAAGGDAQRRASEISRKLDQSSAQLAEARKKLANAAERAESSGKQAQALRDQVAELRQKLQDKQAAIESLRRESEKRVAEAERRAEQRIEEARGEVRAAEQERDAARQDARALRERASKVDVATLRKDLSAARRVAAAAQGRQQDMALRIERLVRERRAIEKLADQRLEALQWTENKLSELLASRWRLLGQRLGVAQQLPWEEQARRKYVGGNGHASARNA
- a CDS encoding GH3 auxin-responsive promoter family protein encodes the protein MSAPDPSRSTVYLPSPGGFRWTSAIGAGLAAKVRGRARRLGDRGFWQRHTAGIQARQLRGLLERGAATAFGREHGYDAVLRSPDDQLAAAYRTAVPTKEYVALLPYLRRMYEDAERDVLWPGFVRCFAQTSGTTAGDKRIPISDAMMRSNYRASLDIFAHAVRWGVPFFRVFGGHALFLGGSSALTAGDNGVIIGDLSGIATQQIRWPLSAVYSPGRDIALMDHWPTKIEAMAERTAAQDVRMISGMPSWTVALFERVLEKTGTRTIEEVWPHLTLFTHGGVRYDPFAPTIRRLFSGGERDIPVRLELYPASEGFIAVQDEPGDRGLRLNADHDIFYEFVPLEDAGREDPPAFSVHEVEKGQRYVVVMTTCAGLWRYLIGDVVEFDAVPAGFDGIGGDGPCRLRIVGRHKLFINAFGENIIVENIETAVAHAAEATGIEVGEFTASPVYPGDGLRAGLQLAVEVAEPFRGRLDAFAAEFDATLQHECHDYEVKRTDGLGMAAPIVSPLEPGAVQRWMADRGKLGGQHKVPRCANHREFMDALAGPPAAEPAAQGR
- a CDS encoding glycosyltransferase — its product is MSATTISENQGELLEAARRLADHLASIDLPAAADAAALVSAAVPTAGRVVLAAGVLPDAIMRALAGGGGQVFVAAGDAENAEGLRPRAPDAAISKATLHRTLRELPVRPTLAIVAARDVAEIDAALGPLAGCMAAGTTAIVVGADAAALRSSRYAGAWRVVRSVGNAVALRLDQGGAGVEPAAWPAEQFSAVRERLAQSRDDGSGDATTTRTPVVRPAPGVGARAGDGELAAALDLARVEIDPRPQRRLLEGLGRWPWVTPDAAPLPSTMPDGSPWPRITIVTPSYNQGHFIEETILSIQRQGYPNLEHILMDGASTDDTMRVAERYRDHFAVAVSEKDKGQSDALNKGFERATGELLTWINSDDMLAPGALAAAAIAYRTSGADFLNGMAQVFKDGKLSHQCITSCADGPMPLRDMLDLENCWLTGQFWWQPDCFFTRDLWERAGAHVRVDWYYSMDYELWLRFAEAGARVHSIGRPIVWFRTHDDQKTSEDGGGGFKGELPKVVADFCETRKMEPEPREKETPKKRLRVLLLNDVGFEYGAGIGQRRVGQAFASAGHHVDALSATITEPYRESTEIAVADVLEAVAAKKPDLVVVGNVHGSGITAEALSAVAARHETVFLMHDQWLLTGKQTYVGDATDHLHGGVSREALGASYPVMPADRIRPTWEAQRRFLTGSDRLTVLTNSRWMARCAEDALAAPMADAEDGTPVDLGHRPPVRPITLGLDAQVFRPRDRATCRDLLGLPPDDFIVMASACSLDDERKGIALLADAMRQLDLPDATVVGVGYVPPKAELPIPGMRAMGYMRDAQRLAMLYSAADVFVAPSTDEAFGQVFIEAAACGTPSVGFPVGGVPEAIRDGVTGVVAREVGAGALAEAIELLHRDEAYRRDLGRWARIHAENEFSLFASYQRIHTALASSGAGSRIGLSRKIDFTRPAPMPDQPALIRPTLPAYEPRWGFEYWQPAMPEKNLGRHRWIKGGSAGAIMHASKPGPAKLALTCRNHLKGQRLRVVVNGKPAGEMAVPVTGELADHAITLPVRLKKGANDVQLHLWKWKLAGPRPLSLLLTDFTLIED
- the ribD gene encoding bifunctional diaminohydroxyphosphoribosylaminopyrimidine deaminase/5-amino-6-(5-phosphoribosylamino)uracil reductase RibD codes for the protein MSDAGPDHAHADRPPADRAPTDPARLDRAMLDRAGRLALLGLGRVEPNPMVGCVIARNGQILGVGAHRVFGQAHAERRALDDCRRRGHDPAGATAYVTLEPCAHTGNQPPCAEALREANLAEVVYAAADPNPQAAGGAAALRDAGLRARWSDASALAAAVSAPFRRRVSAGLPWVVAKWAQTLDGRIATRSGESRWISNDASRRRVHALRGRVDAILTGMGTVLADDPRLTARGAHPRRRPARVVLDPDLDLPADSQLVRTARETPTIACCNAALATAAIAADARARLGDAGVQILPCPPGPRGLDISATLRLLHERHGIGSVLVEGGAGLLGSLLEADAVDMAIAYVAPLMLGDDLARSVAVGRVAAVLSAGVRLRLSRVRPTGEDVELTYFRRDPRDGAA